From a region of the Sinorhizobium sp. B11 genome:
- a CDS encoding porin family protein, which produces MAYALRLSTSLVATSLLAPSLLAGLAFSALASMAGTASAEDLEFSIYGGYQTAPHSHIDVSDGTSFSAGWEGKSFGSPPYYGGRVTWWLGDFNLPNWGVSLDYTHDKVYADDETMARSPGWTHFEFTDGLNLLTVNGLYRFKDPARRWTPYLGAGVGVNIPHVEVTRPQGTTFDYEFGGVTFQAQAGVDFRVTDNWSTFVEYKGTYSRVDVPIDSGDRLKTNIVTNAVNVGISYHW; this is translated from the coding sequence ATGGCATATGCATTGCGTCTTTCCACCTCGCTCGTGGCCACCTCGCTTCTGGCCCCCTCGCTTCTGGCAGGCCTTGCGTTTTCCGCTCTCGCATCGATGGCCGGCACGGCTTCGGCTGAAGATCTGGAATTTTCCATCTATGGCGGTTACCAGACGGCACCGCATAGCCATATCGATGTATCCGATGGCACCTCCTTCAGCGCCGGCTGGGAAGGCAAGTCGTTCGGCAGCCCGCCTTACTACGGCGGTCGCGTCACCTGGTGGCTGGGCGATTTCAATCTGCCGAACTGGGGCGTGTCTCTCGACTACACCCATGACAAGGTTTATGCCGACGACGAGACCATGGCGCGTTCACCGGGCTGGACGCATTTCGAATTCACCGACGGCCTGAATCTCCTGACGGTCAACGGCCTCTATCGCTTCAAGGACCCGGCTCGCCGCTGGACCCCCTATCTTGGCGCCGGCGTCGGCGTGAACATTCCGCATGTCGAAGTCACCCGTCCCCAGGGCACGACCTTCGACTACGAATTCGGCGGCGTAACCTTCCAGGCGCAGGCCGGCGTCGACTTCCGCGTCACCGACAACTGGTCGACCTTCGTGGAATACAAGGGTACCTATTCGCGCGTCGATGTTCCGATCGATAGCGGCGACCGCCTGAAGACGAACATCGTCACCAACGCGGTCAATGTCGGTATCTCCTATCACTGGTGA
- a CDS encoding L,D-transpeptidase has protein sequence MKQFLRLAAAAAVALSCTVVTVSAEPVMTATDAVRGVKQTREIKPQFRKRVVRLSTSEKPGTIIVDTNNKFLYLVEGNNRATRYGIGVGRDGFGWSGVVTVGRMSEWPSWTPPAEMRAREAREGHNLPAVQPGGPDNPLGARAMYLYKGGRDTIFRIHGTNQPWTIGLNMSSGCIRMMNDDVSHLYSRVSVGTKVIVVGPGNKQGNVAFQDKGIDILRTMFGG, from the coding sequence ATGAAGCAATTTCTGAGGCTCGCAGCGGCGGCGGCCGTTGCGTTGTCCTGTACGGTTGTGACCGTCAGCGCTGAACCGGTCATGACGGCAACGGACGCCGTGCGTGGCGTCAAGCAGACCCGCGAGATCAAGCCGCAGTTCCGCAAGCGCGTGGTTCGTCTATCCACCAGCGAGAAGCCCGGCACGATCATCGTCGATACGAACAACAAGTTCCTTTACCTCGTGGAAGGCAACAACCGCGCCACGCGCTATGGCATCGGCGTCGGCCGTGATGGTTTCGGCTGGTCGGGTGTGGTCACGGTCGGCCGCATGTCGGAATGGCCGAGCTGGACACCGCCGGCGGAGATGCGCGCCCGCGAGGCCCGCGAAGGCCACAATCTTCCCGCCGTCCAGCCCGGCGGCCCGGACAATCCGCTCGGTGCACGCGCCATGTATCTCTACAAGGGCGGCCGCGACACGATCTTCCGCATTCACGGCACCAACCAGCCCTGGACGATCGGCCTCAACATGTCCTCCGGCTGCATCCGCATGATGAATGACGACGTTTCGCACCTTTACAGCCGCGTTTCCGTCGGCACCAAGGTCATCGTCGTCGGCCCCGGCAACAAGCAGGGCAACGTCGCCTTCCAGGACAAGGGTATCGACATTCTGCGGACCATGTTTGGCGGTTGA
- a CDS encoding L,D-transpeptidase: MMKPLVLAAAMLGILSTAALADDRYASRPPVVLSPDLTAPWINQLGGGRVRPVVYQRPVVYQQRGLFQQRRTYIQRAPQPAPQTVSAVRPGIPVIRGQVEPQFLPQIVDYDNKERPGTIIIDTNNRFLYLVMDGGKARRYGVGVGKPGFEWAGAHKITRKSEWPDWTPPSEMVSREAAKGHYLPARMDGGPENPLGARAMYLGSTLYRIHGTNAPWTIGSAVSSGCIRMRNEDVVDLFDRVNVGTRVIVM; the protein is encoded by the coding sequence ATGATGAAACCCCTTGTTCTTGCCGCAGCCATGCTCGGCATTCTGTCCACGGCCGCCCTTGCAGACGACCGCTATGCTTCCCGTCCACCCGTGGTGCTGAGCCCTGACTTGACCGCCCCCTGGATCAATCAGCTCGGCGGCGGCCGGGTCCGTCCCGTCGTTTACCAGCGTCCCGTCGTCTATCAGCAGCGCGGCCTTTTCCAGCAGCGCCGGACATACATCCAGCGCGCGCCTCAGCCGGCGCCGCAAACCGTTTCGGCCGTCCGTCCCGGTATTCCCGTCATCCGCGGGCAGGTCGAGCCGCAGTTCCTGCCGCAGATCGTCGATTACGATAACAAGGAAAGACCCGGCACGATCATCATCGATACCAATAATCGCTTCCTCTATCTCGTGATGGATGGGGGCAAGGCGCGCCGCTACGGCGTCGGCGTCGGCAAGCCCGGCTTTGAATGGGCAGGCGCCCACAAGATTACCCGCAAGTCGGAGTGGCCGGACTGGACCCCGCCTTCGGAAATGGTGAGCCGTGAAGCCGCCAAGGGCCATTATCTTCCCGCTCGCATGGATGGTGGGCCGGAAAATCCGCTCGGTGCTCGCGCCATGTATCTCGGCTCCACTCTCTACCGCATTCACGGCACAAACGCGCCCTGGACGATCGGCAGCGCCGTCTCCTCCGGCTGCATCCGCATGCGCAACGAGGACGTGGTCGACCTTTTCGACCGCGTCAATGTCGGCACCCGCGTCATCGTGATGTAA
- a CDS encoding DNA-3-methyladenine glycosylase I: MSETGIIIGEDGKSRCHWHANLPDYLRYHDQEWGRPVTDDIRLFEKICLEGFQSGLSWLTILRKRENFRAAFAGFDFEKVARFGDEDIARCLADAGIIRHRGKIVSTINNARRAIDLRGEFGSLARYFWSYEPRAEDRPAVVDREHIVANPTTATSVRISKDLKKRGWTFVGPTTVYAFMQAMGLVNDHLEGCFCRAEVEAMRAALVRP; this comes from the coding sequence ATGAGCGAAACCGGCATCATCATCGGCGAGGATGGCAAGAGCCGCTGCCATTGGCACGCGAATCTCCCTGACTATCTGCGTTACCACGATCAGGAATGGGGCAGGCCTGTGACCGATGACATCAGGCTCTTCGAGAAGATCTGTCTCGAAGGTTTCCAGTCCGGTCTTTCCTGGCTGACGATCCTGCGCAAACGGGAAAATTTCCGCGCTGCCTTCGCCGGTTTCGATTTCGAGAAAGTGGCACGCTTCGGCGACGAGGATATCGCCCGCTGCCTTGCCGATGCCGGCATCATCCGTCACCGCGGCAAGATCGTCTCCACGATCAACAACGCGCGGCGTGCGATTGATCTCAGAGGCGAATTCGGCTCTCTGGCCCGCTATTTCTGGAGTTACGAGCCGCGCGCAGAAGATCGGCCAGCCGTGGTTGATCGGGAACATATCGTTGCCAATCCGACAACGGCGACGTCTGTCAGGATATCCAAGGATTTGAAGAAGCGCGGCTGGACCTTTGTTGGACCGACCACAGTTTATGCTTTCATGCAGGCAATGGGTCTCGTTAACGATCATCTCGAAGGCTGCTTCTGCCGCGCCGAAGTGGAGGCGATGCGCGCAGCATTGGTGCGCCCATGA
- a CDS encoding HAD family hydrolase, translating into MTARPLTTIGFDADDTLWQNEHYYRLTEEHFTRLLADFADGVKISERLLEAEKRNLAHYGFGIKGFTLSMIETAIEVTEGKVPSSVIAKILDTGRDLLSHPVETLPHVRDTLETLAGKYLLVLITKGDLFDQERKLAQSGLGDYFDAVEIVSDKTAVTYRRIFSKVGDGPERAMMVGNSLKSDIVPAIAAGSYGVFVPHELTWVLEHIEEPKEAPRFRKIVHLGELHGLIDGLG; encoded by the coding sequence ATGACCGCCCGACCATTGACGACGATCGGCTTCGATGCCGACGACACACTCTGGCAGAACGAACATTATTACAGGCTGACGGAAGAGCATTTTACCAGACTTCTTGCCGATTTCGCCGACGGCGTGAAGATTTCCGAACGGCTTCTCGAGGCGGAGAAACGCAACCTTGCCCATTACGGCTTCGGCATCAAAGGCTTCACGCTATCGATGATCGAGACGGCGATCGAGGTCACCGAAGGCAAGGTGCCGTCGAGCGTGATTGCCAAGATCCTCGATACCGGGCGCGACCTTCTGTCCCATCCGGTCGAAACCCTGCCGCATGTGCGCGATACGCTGGAAACGCTCGCCGGAAAATATCTGCTGGTCTTGATCACCAAGGGCGACCTCTTCGACCAGGAGCGCAAGCTCGCCCAGTCCGGGCTTGGCGATTATTTCGATGCTGTCGAGATCGTCTCAGACAAGACGGCTGTCACCTATCGGCGCATCTTTTCCAAGGTCGGCGATGGGCCGGAGCGAGCGATGATGGTCGGCAATTCGCTGAAGTCCGATATCGTCCCGGCCATCGCCGCCGGCAGCTACGGGGTCTTCGTTCCGCACGAACTGACCTGGGTGCTCGAGCATATCGAGGAACCGAAAGAAGCGCCGCGCTTCCGCAAGATCGTCCATCTTGGCGAACTGCACGGGCTGATCGACGGTCTCGGCTGA
- a CDS encoding aldo/keto reductase → MRYNQLGNTGLFVSEICLGTMTFGEAKEGTPWGAIADVDQKAADEIVQRSLDAGVNFIDTADVYSFGESERLLGQALKNLGVPRKDVVIATKVYGVMGDKPNDRGASRGHIMDSVEASLKRLQTDHIDLYQIHATDPVTPIDETLRALDDLVSRGLVRYVGVSNWQAWRIAKALGISERKDYARFETVQAYYSIAGRDLERDIVPLLQEEKLGLMVWSPLAGGLLSGKYGPGAPGNGEGRRANFDFPPVDKDRAWACVAVMREIAQKHGVSVATVALAYILAKPFVTTVIIGAKRVDQLDQNLAAVKLKLDGEDIKRLDEVSALASEYPGWMLSRQAAGRRPVDFEPKA, encoded by the coding sequence ATGCGTTACAATCAACTCGGAAATACAGGACTTTTCGTATCTGAAATCTGCCTTGGCACCATGACATTCGGGGAGGCCAAGGAAGGGACCCCCTGGGGCGCCATAGCCGATGTTGACCAGAAGGCGGCCGATGAGATCGTCCAGCGTTCGCTGGATGCAGGCGTCAATTTCATTGACACCGCAGACGTCTATTCCTTCGGTGAATCCGAGCGGCTGCTCGGCCAGGCGCTGAAGAACCTCGGTGTTCCGCGCAAGGATGTCGTCATCGCCACCAAGGTCTATGGCGTCATGGGCGACAAGCCGAACGATCGTGGCGCCTCGCGCGGCCACATCATGGATTCCGTCGAGGCGAGCCTGAAGCGCTTGCAGACGGACCATATCGATCTCTACCAGATCCATGCCACCGATCCGGTTACCCCGATCGACGAGACATTGCGCGCTCTCGACGATCTCGTGTCCCGTGGGCTTGTGCGTTACGTCGGCGTGTCCAACTGGCAGGCTTGGCGCATCGCCAAGGCGCTCGGCATTTCCGAGCGCAAGGATTATGCGCGTTTCGAAACCGTCCAGGCCTATTATTCGATTGCGGGCCGCGACCTCGAACGCGATATCGTGCCGCTGCTGCAGGAAGAAAAGCTCGGCCTCATGGTCTGGTCGCCGCTCGCCGGCGGCCTCCTCTCGGGCAAATATGGTCCGGGCGCACCGGGCAATGGCGAAGGACGCCGCGCCAATTTCGATTTTCCGCCTGTCGACAAGGACCGGGCCTGGGCCTGTGTCGCCGTCATGCGCGAAATCGCTCAAAAGCATGGCGTGAGTGTCGCCACCGTGGCGCTTGCCTATATTCTTGCCAAGCCCTTCGTGACGACCGTGATCATCGGCGCCAAGCGTGTCGACCAACTCGACCAGAACCTCGCAGCCGTCAAGCTGAAGCTCGATGGTGAGGACATCAAGCGCCTCGACGAGGTCAGCGCGCTCGCTTCGGAATATCCGGGCTGGATGCTTTCCCGCCAGGCCGCCGGCCGCCGGCCGGTCGATTTCGAGCCCAAGGCCTAA
- a CDS encoding DUF305 domain-containing protein: MSLKIITLSALVALAAPAFAEDMSTMDMSKHMGGHGPSSQAFTEANDRMHKDMTIKLSGDTDVDFVRSMIPHHQGAIDMAKIELQYGKDPEIRKLAEDVIKAQEAEIAEMNAWLKKHAK; this comes from the coding sequence ATGTCTCTGAAAATTATCACCCTTTCCGCACTCGTCGCCTTGGCGGCGCCGGCCTTTGCCGAAGATATGTCAACGATGGACATGTCCAAGCACATGGGTGGCCATGGTCCATCCAGCCAGGCCTTCACAGAGGCCAATGACAGGATGCACAAGGACATGACGATCAAACTGAGCGGCGATACCGATGTGGATTTCGTCCGCAGCATGATCCCGCACCATCAGGGCGCGATCGACATGGCGAAGATCGAGCTGCAATACGGAAAGGATCCCGAGATCCGCAAGCTCGCCGAAGACGTCATCAAGGCACAGGAGGCAGAAATCGCCGAAATGAACGCCTGGCTGAAGAAGCACGCCAAGTAA
- the hisS gene encoding histidine--tRNA ligase, whose translation MNDKQKKPQKLKARLPRGFVDRSAADLRAVNEMTAKIREVYEHYGFDPVETPLLEYTDALGKFLPDSDRPNEGVFSLQDDDEQWMSLRYDLTAPLARHVAENFNEIQLPYRTYRAGYVFRNEKPGPGRFRQFMQFDADTVGAPGVQADAEMCMMMSDTLEALGIKRGDYVIRVNNRKVLDGVLEAIGLGGDDKAGQRLNVLRAIDKLDKFGPEGVALLLGPGRKDESGDFTKGAGLDQSQIEKVLFFVGIKDYAESAAQLAELVAGTSKGVEGVEELNFIGALVTSAGYQSDRIKIDPSVVRGLEYYTGPVYEAELLFDVTNEKGEKVVFGSVGGGGRYDGLVSRFMGQPVPATGFSIGVSRLMTALKNLGKLGQQDIIEPVLVTVMDGDVEAMGRYQRFTQELRAAGIRAEMFQGNWKKFGNQLKYADRRGCPIAIIQGGDERAQGVVQIKDLIEGKRLSGEIEDNTTWREARVAQETVAEADLIAKVKEILAAQAEDRKRAG comes from the coding sequence ATGAACGACAAGCAGAAGAAACCGCAAAAGCTCAAGGCCCGCCTTCCGCGCGGCTTTGTCGACCGCTCCGCAGCCGATCTCCGCGCCGTCAACGAAATGACTGCGAAGATCCGCGAGGTCTACGAGCATTATGGTTTCGATCCGGTCGAAACGCCGCTGCTTGAATATACCGATGCGCTCGGCAAGTTCCTGCCCGACAGCGACCGCCCGAACGAGGGCGTCTTCTCGCTGCAGGATGATGACGAGCAGTGGATGTCGCTGCGCTACGACCTGACGGCGCCGCTTGCCCGCCATGTCGCCGAGAATTTCAACGAGATCCAGCTTCCCTACCGCACCTATCGTGCCGGTTACGTCTTCCGCAACGAGAAGCCGGGTCCGGGCCGTTTCCGCCAGTTCATGCAGTTCGATGCCGATACAGTCGGCGCACCGGGCGTCCAGGCCGATGCCGAAATGTGCATGATGATGTCCGATACGCTGGAAGCCCTCGGCATCAAACGCGGCGACTATGTCATCCGCGTCAACAACCGCAAGGTTCTGGACGGCGTGCTGGAAGCGATCGGCCTCGGCGGCGACGACAAGGCCGGCCAGCGCCTCAACGTGCTGCGCGCCATCGATAAGCTCGACAAATTCGGCCCCGAAGGTGTGGCCCTGCTTCTCGGCCCCGGCCGCAAGGATGAGTCAGGCGACTTCACCAAGGGTGCGGGCCTCGACCAGAGCCAGATCGAGAAGGTTCTCTTCTTCGTCGGCATCAAGGATTATGCCGAAAGTGCGGCCCAGCTCGCCGAGCTGGTCGCCGGCACAAGCAAGGGTGTCGAAGGCGTCGAGGAGCTGAATTTTATCGGCGCGCTCGTCACCAGCGCCGGTTATCAGTCGGACCGTATCAAGATCGATCCCTCCGTCGTGCGCGGCCTCGAATATTATACCGGTCCGGTCTATGAGGCCGAACTGCTCTTCGACGTCACCAACGAAAAGGGCGAGAAGGTCGTCTTCGGTTCCGTCGGCGGCGGCGGCCGTTATGACGGTCTCGTCTCCCGCTTCATGGGCCAGCCGGTTCCGGCAACCGGCTTTTCCATCGGCGTCTCGCGCCTGATGACGGCGCTGAAGAACCTCGGCAAACTCGGCCAGCAGGACATTATCGAGCCTGTTCTCGTCACCGTGATGGATGGCGATGTCGAGGCCATGGGCCGCTACCAGCGCTTCACGCAGGAACTTCGCGCCGCCGGTATCCGCGCCGAAATGTTCCAGGGCAACTGGAAGAAGTTCGGCAACCAGCTGAAATACGCCGACCGCCGCGGCTGCCCGATCGCCATCATCCAGGGTGGCGACGAGCGTGCGCAGGGTGTTGTGCAGATCAAGGACCTGATCGAGGGCAAGCGCCTGTCGGGCGAGATCGAGGACAACACGACTTGGCGCGAAGCGCGTGTCGCGCAGGAAACCGTTGCGGAAGCCGACCTCATCGCCAAGGTGAAGGAAATCCTCGCCGCCCAGGCGGAGGACCGGAAGAGGGCGGGCTGA
- a CDS encoding ATP phosphoribosyltransferase regulatory subunit, translating into MALINLPDFSGELLDEFSARKAERIDTPVIQPAEPFLDIAGEDLRRRIFMTESETGASLCLRPEFTIPVCLRHIESATGTPKRYSYLGEVFRQRRDGSNEFYQAGIEDLGDINIASADARAIGDAVGILSRLLPGRPLSVTIGDQAVFEAVVQALGLPLGWQKRLIHAFGNMTQLESLLASLVSPQFVTGLNDKIAQLVGLEDEAALIAYIDETMQATGYSTNASRSPQEIARRLKEKLVLSETRLDDAAFQVLEQFLSLNVPLVNASAALSHFADAAGLKLGNALARFDGRVAALSNAGVDLSLIEYRAAFGRPLDYYTGLVFEVTAEDSPAVLAGGGRFDRLMTFLGAKDRIPAVGFSLWLDRIETERAAA; encoded by the coding sequence ATGGCCCTTATCAACCTTCCTGATTTCTCCGGCGAGCTTCTGGACGAGTTTTCCGCCCGCAAGGCGGAACGCATCGACACGCCGGTCATCCAGCCGGCCGAACCCTTTCTCGATATCGCCGGCGAAGATCTTCGCCGGCGTATCTTCATGACGGAAAGCGAAACCGGCGCCAGCCTCTGCCTGCGCCCGGAATTCACCATTCCCGTCTGCCTGCGCCATATCGAAAGCGCCACGGGTACGCCGAAGCGCTACTCCTATCTCGGAGAGGTCTTCCGCCAGCGACGTGACGGCAGCAACGAATTCTATCAGGCTGGCATCGAAGACCTTGGCGATATCAACATCGCCAGCGCCGACGCCCGCGCGATCGGTGATGCTGTCGGCATCCTCTCGCGCCTGCTGCCCGGCCGGCCGCTCTCCGTCACCATCGGCGATCAGGCAGTGTTCGAGGCCGTGGTACAGGCGCTCGGCCTGCCGCTCGGCTGGCAGAAGCGCCTGATCCATGCCTTCGGCAACATGACCCAGCTTGAGAGCCTGCTGGCGAGCCTCGTCAGCCCGCAATTCGTGACCGGTCTTAATGACAAGATCGCGCAATTGGTCGGTCTCGAGGATGAGGCGGCGCTGATTGCCTATATCGACGAGACGATGCAGGCGACCGGCTATTCCACAAATGCCAGCCGCTCGCCGCAGGAAATTGCCCGGCGGCTCAAGGAAAAGCTCGTTCTCTCCGAGACCCGACTGGATGACGCGGCCTTCCAGGTTCTGGAGCAGTTTCTTTCGCTCAACGTACCGCTCGTCAACGCGTCTGCGGCACTCTCGCATTTCGCCGATGCGGCGGGGCTGAAGCTAGGCAATGCGCTGGCGCGTTTCGATGGCCGTGTGGCAGCACTCTCCAATGCCGGCGTCGATCTCTCGCTCATCGAATACCGTGCCGCTTTCGGCCGCCCGCTCGATTATTATACCGGCCTCGTCTTCGAAGTGACGGCGGAAGATTCCCCGGCGGTTCTCGCCGGTGGCGGCCGTTTCGACAGGCTGATGACCTTCCTCGGCGCGAAGGACCGCATTCCCGCCGTCGGCTTCTCCCTCTGGCTCGACCGTATCGAAACCGAAAGGGCAGCCGCATGA
- the hisG gene encoding ATP phosphoribosyltransferase, translated as MTITIALPSKGRMKDDCSAIFERAGLKIYAVGNDRSYRGRVEGWDDVEIAFLSASEISRELGNGSIDFGVTGEDLVREGLAEADKRVEFCARLGFGHADVVVAVPEIWLDVDTMADLVDVAADFRARHGRRLAIATKYWRLTQQFFSSQHGIQLYRIVESLGATEGAPASGSADIIVDITSTGSTLRANHLKVLSDGVILRSEACLVRARKDAHADTPTVTAIVEAVRSVL; from the coding sequence ATGACGATCACCATTGCGCTTCCCTCCAAGGGCCGCATGAAGGACGACTGCTCCGCGATCTTCGAGCGTGCCGGCCTGAAAATCTATGCCGTCGGCAATGACCGCTCCTATCGCGGCCGCGTCGAAGGCTGGGACGATGTGGAAATCGCCTTCCTGTCGGCTTCTGAGATTTCGCGTGAACTCGGCAATGGCTCGATCGATTTCGGCGTGACCGGCGAAGATCTCGTGCGCGAGGGATTGGCGGAGGCCGACAAGAGGGTGGAATTCTGCGCCCGGCTCGGCTTTGGCCATGCCGATGTCGTCGTTGCCGTGCCGGAAATCTGGCTGGATGTCGATACGATGGCCGATCTTGTCGACGTCGCCGCCGATTTTCGCGCCCGTCATGGCCGGCGCCTGGCAATCGCCACGAAATACTGGCGCCTGACCCAGCAGTTCTTCTCCAGCCAGCACGGCATCCAGCTTTATCGCATTGTGGAAAGCCTGGGCGCCACCGAAGGCGCGCCGGCATCCGGCTCGGCGGATATCATCGTCGATATCACCTCGACTGGATCGACGCTGCGCGCCAACCATCTTAAGGTGCTGTCCGACGGTGTCATCCTGCGCTCGGAAGCCTGCCTTGTGCGTGCCCGCAAAGATGCCCATGCCGATACGCCCACGGTGACGGCAATCGTCGAGGCCGTACGCTCGGTTCTCTGA
- a CDS encoding DoxX family protein yields MSNTNNALILLVRILLSFMFIFAGFGKVTDPAATAGMVMGAGLPAATALTYLAGLFELVMGISVLIGYQVRYTGWLIAAFCVFTGIVFHLPTVNVPDFPAAANGWINSLNFVNFLKNVTLAGAYIMLATNGAGAYSVDARRGPQAVAAR; encoded by the coding sequence ATGTCGAATACGAACAACGCCCTCATCCTTCTCGTCCGCATTCTTCTGTCCTTCATGTTCATCTTCGCCGGCTTCGGCAAGGTCACCGATCCTGCAGCCACCGCCGGCATGGTCATGGGTGCCGGCCTTCCGGCCGCAACCGCGCTGACCTATCTCGCCGGCCTCTTCGAACTCGTCATGGGTATTTCCGTGCTCATCGGCTATCAGGTTCGTTACACGGGCTGGCTGATCGCTGCCTTCTGTGTGTTCACCGGCATCGTCTTCCACCTGCCGACTGTCAATGTTCCTGACTTCCCGGCTGCTGCGAACGGCTGGATCAACAGCCTGAACTTCGTGAACTTCCTGAAGAACGTCACGCTTGCCGGCGCCTACATCATGCTCGCCACCAATGGCGCTGGCGCCTACTCGGTCGACGCTCGCCGCGGCCCGCAGGCGGTCGCTGCCCGCTAA
- a CDS encoding glutathione binding-like protein, with product MADLSAFPITSRWPAKNPDIIQLYSLQTPNGVKISVALEELALPYEPHYVSFATTDQKTAEFVSLNPNGRIPAIIDPNGPDGKPIGLFESGAILLYLAEKTGKLIPGDAAGRYETIQWVFFQMAGIGPMFGQFGHFHKFAADKVANNSYPVERYRDEAKRLLGVLESRLKGRQWIMGDEYTIADITTFPWIRGADIFYGGREVLDYAKFPAVMDWLQRCIARPASEKGLNIPVKPA from the coding sequence ATGGCAGATCTTTCCGCATTTCCGATCACCAGCCGCTGGCCTGCGAAAAACCCCGATATTATCCAGCTCTACTCCCTTCAGACGCCGAACGGCGTGAAGATCTCCGTGGCGCTGGAGGAACTCGCTCTGCCGTATGAGCCCCATTATGTTTCTTTCGCAACGACGGATCAGAAGACTGCGGAATTCGTTTCGCTCAATCCGAACGGCCGCATTCCTGCGATCATCGATCCCAATGGCCCGGACGGAAAGCCGATCGGTCTCTTCGAATCCGGCGCTATCCTGCTCTATCTGGCGGAAAAGACCGGCAAGCTGATCCCGGGCGATGCCGCAGGCCGCTATGAAACAATCCAGTGGGTCTTTTTCCAGATGGCAGGCATCGGCCCGATGTTCGGTCAGTTCGGTCATTTCCATAAATTCGCCGCCGACAAGGTCGCTAACAATTCCTACCCGGTGGAGCGCTACCGCGATGAAGCGAAGCGCCTGCTCGGCGTGCTGGAAAGCCGCCTGAAGGGCCGCCAGTGGATAATGGGCGACGAGTACACGATCGCCGACATCACTACCTTCCCGTGGATCCGCGGCGCCGACATTTTTTATGGTGGCCGCGAGGTCCTGGACTACGCGAAATTCCCCGCCGTCATGGACTGGCTGCAGCGCTGCATCGCCCGCCCTGCAAGCGAGAAGGGGCTGAACATCCCGGTGAAGCCGGCCTGA